In Streptomyces sp. NBC_01551, one DNA window encodes the following:
- a CDS encoding helix-turn-helix domain-containing protein, translating into MSIGNANSPEEEQPSTDDRSEDRLVERSVEGPSIGAALKKARIAAGLTVDEVSSTTRVRIPIVHAIEEDDFTRCGGDVYARGHIRTLARAVNLDPTPLIDSYDAAHGGRPAPTPAAPRFEAERIRPERQRPNWTAAMVAAIVAVIGFVGFTAFNDGDTAKRPVADGSASPKPAPKQPAGKPAAQPQTPQAPKPEPSDSAIAAAPKDLVTVVLTANDGDSWISAKDHSGRLLFDGTLQVGESKTFTDKESIDLVLGDAGAVNLFVNGKEIKDDFQPGQVERLTYTKDDPRQGQAQAG; encoded by the coding sequence CCCCCGAAGAAGAGCAGCCTTCGACCGACGACCGGTCCGAGGACCGGCTCGTCGAACGCTCCGTCGAAGGCCCGTCCATCGGGGCGGCCCTCAAGAAGGCCCGCATCGCCGCCGGGCTCACCGTCGACGAGGTCAGCTCCACCACCCGCGTGCGCATCCCGATCGTGCACGCGATCGAAGAGGACGACTTCACGCGGTGCGGCGGCGACGTCTACGCCCGCGGTCACATCCGAACGCTCGCCCGCGCCGTCAACCTCGATCCGACCCCCCTGATCGACAGCTACGACGCGGCCCACGGCGGCCGGCCGGCCCCCACGCCCGCCGCGCCGAGGTTCGAAGCCGAGCGCATCCGCCCCGAACGGCAGCGGCCCAACTGGACCGCGGCCATGGTCGCCGCCATCGTCGCCGTGATCGGCTTCGTCGGCTTCACCGCCTTCAACGACGGCGACACCGCCAAGCGGCCGGTGGCGGACGGATCCGCCTCCCCCAAGCCCGCCCCCAAGCAGCCCGCCGGGAAGCCCGCCGCCCAGCCCCAGACCCCGCAGGCGCCCAAGCCGGAGCCCTCGGACAGCGCCATCGCCGCCGCGCCCAAGGACCTCGTCACGGTCGTCCTGACGGCCAACGACGGCGACAGCTGGATCTCCGCGAAGGACCACAGCGGCCGACTGCTGTTCGACGGGACCCTCCAGGTGGGTGAGTCGAAGACCTTCACCGACAAGGAATCCATCGACCTCGTCCTCGGTGACGCGGGCGCCGTCAACCTGTTCGTGAACGGCAAGGAGATCAAGGACGATTTCCAGCCGGGCCAGGTGGAACGCCTCACATACACCAAGGACGATCCGCGTCAGGGCCAGGCCCAGGCGGGCTGA
- the rimO gene encoding 30S ribosomal protein S12 methylthiotransferase RimO, whose product MPERRTVALVTLGCARNEVDSEELAGRLAADGWELVEDAADADVAVVNTCGFVEAAKKDSVDALLEANDLKDHGKTQAVVAVGCMAERYGKELAEALPEADGVLGFDDYADISDRLQTILNGGIHASHTPRDRRKLLPISPAARQDAEVALPGHAQGVSAESTAAAAEAAPADLPEGVAPASGPRAPLRRRLDKSPVASVKLASGCDRRCSFCAIPSFRGSFISRRPSDVLGETRWLAEQGVKEIMLVSENNTSYGKDLGDIRLLETLLPELAEVEGIERVRVSYLQPAEMRPGLIDVLTSTPKVVPYFDLSFQHSAPDVLRSMRRFGDTDRFLELLDTIRSKAPQAGVRSNFIVGFPGETESDFKELERFLTHARLDAIGVFGYSDEDGTEAVTYENKLDEDTIAERLAHMQRLAEELTSQRAEERIGETLEVLVESVESVDEDGEGAYGRAAHQAPETDGQVVFTDGTGLVPGRIVTAKVVGTLGVDLVAEPLGMDLEEAAG is encoded by the coding sequence ATGCCCGAACGCCGTACCGTCGCCCTTGTCACTCTTGGCTGCGCCCGTAACGAGGTGGACTCGGAGGAGCTCGCAGGCCGCTTGGCGGCGGATGGCTGGGAGCTCGTCGAGGACGCCGCCGACGCGGACGTAGCCGTCGTCAACACCTGTGGCTTCGTCGAAGCCGCCAAAAAGGACTCCGTAGACGCCCTCCTGGAAGCCAACGATCTCAAGGATCACGGCAAGACCCAGGCCGTCGTCGCCGTCGGCTGCATGGCCGAGCGCTACGGCAAGGAGCTCGCCGAGGCGCTTCCCGAAGCCGACGGCGTGCTCGGCTTCGACGACTACGCCGACATCTCCGACCGCCTCCAGACCATCCTGAACGGCGGCATCCACGCCTCCCACACCCCGCGCGACCGGCGCAAGCTGCTGCCGATCAGCCCGGCGGCCCGCCAGGACGCCGAGGTGGCCCTGCCCGGCCACGCGCAGGGTGTGTCCGCCGAGTCGACCGCGGCGGCGGCCGAGGCCGCCCCCGCGGACCTGCCCGAGGGCGTCGCGCCCGCTTCCGGGCCGCGCGCGCCGCTGCGCCGCCGCCTGGACAAGAGCCCGGTGGCCTCGGTCAAGCTGGCCTCCGGCTGCGACCGGCGCTGCTCCTTCTGCGCCATCCCGTCCTTCCGCGGCTCCTTCATCTCGCGCCGCCCCAGCGACGTGCTGGGCGAGACGCGCTGGCTCGCCGAGCAGGGCGTCAAGGAGATCATGCTGGTCTCCGAGAACAACACCTCGTACGGCAAGGACCTGGGCGACATCCGCCTGCTGGAGACCCTGCTGCCGGAGCTGGCCGAGGTGGAGGGCATCGAGCGCGTCCGCGTCAGCTACCTCCAGCCCGCAGAGATGCGGCCCGGCCTGATCGACGTACTCACCTCGACCCCCAAGGTCGTGCCGTACTTCGACCTGTCCTTCCAGCACTCGGCCCCCGACGTGCTGCGCTCCATGCGCCGCTTCGGTGACACCGACCGCTTCCTGGAGCTGCTGGACACCATCCGCTCCAAGGCCCCGCAGGCCGGTGTCCGGTCCAACTTCATCGTCGGCTTCCCCGGCGAGACGGAGTCGGACTTCAAGGAGCTGGAGCGCTTCCTCACCCACGCGCGGCTCGACGCGATCGGCGTCTTCGGCTACTCGGACGAGGACGGCACCGAGGCCGTCACGTACGAGAACAAGCTGGACGAGGACACCATCGCCGAGCGCCTCGCGCACATGCAGCGCCTCGCCGAGGAGCTCACCTCGCAGCGCGCGGAGGAGCGGATCGGGGAGACCCTGGAGGTGCTCGTCGAGTCCGTGGAGTCGGTGGACGAGGACGGCGAGGGCGCCTACGGGCGCGCCGCCCACCAGGCCCCCGAGACCGACGGTCAGGTCGTCTTCACCGACGGCACGGGCCTGGTTCCGGGGCGTATCGTCACGGCGAAGGTGGTCGGCACCCTCGGTGTGGACCTGGTGGCCGAGCCCCTGGGCATGGATCTTGAGGAGGCGGCCGGATGA
- the pgsA gene encoding CDP-diacylglycerol--glycerol-3-phosphate 3-phosphatidyltransferase: MTGVPASAAGGTGRRPVPGAKLGAAAVNQASLWNIANILTMVRLVLVPGFVLLLLANGGYDPVWRAWAWAAFAVAMITDIFDGHLARTYNLVTDFGKIADPIADKAIMGSALVVLSWLGDLPWWVTGVILGRELGITLLRFWVIRYGVIPASRGGKMKTLAQGTAVGMYVLALTGALATMRFWVMAVAVVLTVVTGLDYIRQAVVLRRKGIEAERAAA; encoded by the coding sequence ATGACCGGAGTCCCGGCATCTGCGGCGGGCGGGACCGGCCGCCGGCCCGTGCCCGGCGCGAAGCTCGGGGCCGCGGCCGTCAATCAGGCCAGCCTGTGGAACATCGCCAACATCCTGACGATGGTCCGGCTCGTGCTCGTGCCGGGATTCGTCCTGCTGCTGCTCGCCAACGGGGGCTATGACCCCGTCTGGCGGGCGTGGGCGTGGGCGGCTTTCGCCGTCGCCATGATCACGGACATCTTCGACGGGCACCTCGCCCGCACGTACAACCTGGTCACGGACTTCGGGAAGATCGCCGACCCCATCGCCGACAAGGCGATCATGGGGTCGGCTTTGGTCGTTCTCTCCTGGCTCGGCGATCTGCCCTGGTGGGTCACCGGGGTGATCCTCGGACGGGAACTCGGGATCACTCTGCTGCGTTTCTGGGTCATCCGGTACGGGGTGATTCCGGCCAGCCGGGGCGGCAAGATGAAGACCCTGGCCCAGGGCACGGCGGTGGGCATGTACGTCCTCGCCCTGACCGGGGCGCTGGCGACCATGCGCTTCTGGGTGATGGCGGTCGCCGTCGTGCTGACCGTGGTCACCGGGTTGGACTACATCCGGCAGGCCGTCGTGCTGCGCCGCAAGGGCATTGAAGCGGAGCGGGCGGCGGCGTGA
- a CDS encoding CinA family protein produces the protein MLAESDQTVAVAESLTGGLVAAQLTEVPGASRSFRGSVTAYATELKHRVLGVDAELLAAHGAVNAQVAEEMAAGVRRVLGASWGIATTGVAGPDPQDGQPVGTVFIAVAGPAGRKSSRLRLNGSRGEIRRESARTVLELLSSELRENLRGQDTEQNGGI, from the coding sequence ATGCTCGCGGAGAGTGACCAGACGGTCGCGGTCGCGGAGTCGCTGACCGGCGGTCTGGTGGCCGCCCAACTCACGGAGGTGCCCGGGGCCTCCCGCTCCTTCCGCGGCTCGGTCACGGCGTACGCGACCGAGCTGAAGCACCGGGTCCTCGGGGTGGACGCGGAGCTGCTGGCGGCACACGGTGCGGTGAACGCGCAGGTCGCCGAGGAGATGGCGGCCGGGGTGCGGCGCGTACTGGGGGCCTCGTGGGGGATCGCCACCACCGGAGTGGCCGGTCCGGACCCGCAGGACGGGCAGCCGGTGGGCACGGTTTTCATCGCCGTCGCCGGTCCGGCGGGCAGGAAATCGTCCCGTCTGCGGTTGAACGGCTCCCGTGGGGAAATCCGTAGGGAGAGTGCACGGACAGTGCTCGAACTCCTCTCGAGCGAACTCCGCGAGAATCTGCGGGGGCAGGATACGGAACAGAACGGGGGGATTTGA
- a CDS encoding helix-turn-helix domain-containing protein has translation MILLRRLLGDVLRRQRQRQGRTLREVSSSARVSLGYLSEVERGQKEASSELLSAICDALDVRMSELMREVSDELSLAELAQSAAASEPVPAPVRPMLNSVSVTSVTGGPPERVTIKAPVEAVNVVAA, from the coding sequence ATGATTCTGCTCCGTCGCCTGCTGGGTGACGTGCTGCGTCGGCAGCGCCAGCGCCAGGGCCGTACTCTGCGCGAAGTCTCCTCGTCCGCCCGAGTTTCGCTCGGCTATCTCTCCGAGGTGGAGCGGGGGCAGAAGGAGGCATCCTCCGAGCTGCTCTCCGCGATCTGCGACGCGTTGGACGTACGGATGTCCGAGCTGATGCGAGAAGTCAGCGACGAGCTGTCGCTGGCCGAGCTGGCACAGTCGGCCGCGGCGAGCGAACCGGTGCCGGCACCGGTACGCCCGATGCTCAATTCGGTCTCCGTGACCTCGGTCACGGGTGGCCCGCCGGAACGGGTGACCATCAAGGCGCCCGTGGAAGCGGTGAATGTCGTAGCCGCGTGA
- a CDS encoding SDR family NAD(P)-dependent oxidoreductase — translation MPIPAYDLTGRTALVTGAASGIGRATALLLAEAGATVHCADRDERGLTETAALIAKAGGAAAVHPLDVTDRTAIRAAVAAAGPLDITAAIAGVMHTSTVLETTDEDLDRVLDINFKGVLRTCQEAARAMISAGRPGSIVTMASGAVDAAQPGLLCYSAAKAAVVQLTKTLATETGPHGIRVNAVAPGWIRTPMTGRHSPEVQEQTEAAMVRMSPLRRVGEPEDIAQAVLYLASDASSFMTGQILRPNGGVSMPW, via the coding sequence ATGCCCATACCCGCGTACGACCTCACCGGCCGCACCGCCCTGGTCACCGGCGCCGCCAGCGGCATCGGCCGCGCCACCGCCCTGCTCCTCGCCGAGGCGGGCGCGACCGTGCACTGCGCGGACCGCGACGAACGGGGCCTCACCGAGACGGCGGCCCTCATCGCCAAAGCGGGCGGCGCCGCCGCCGTCCACCCCCTCGACGTCACCGACCGCACCGCGATCCGCGCCGCCGTCGCGGCCGCCGGCCCCCTCGACATCACCGCCGCCATCGCCGGCGTCATGCACACCAGCACCGTCCTGGAGACCACCGACGAGGACCTCGACCGGGTGCTGGACATCAACTTCAAGGGGGTCCTGCGCACCTGCCAGGAGGCGGCCCGCGCCATGATCTCCGCCGGCCGTCCGGGGTCGATCGTCACGATGGCCTCCGGCGCCGTGGACGCCGCCCAGCCGGGCCTGCTCTGCTACAGCGCCGCCAAGGCCGCCGTGGTCCAGCTGACGAAGACCCTGGCCACCGAGACCGGCCCGCACGGCATCCGCGTCAACGCCGTCGCGCCGGGCTGGATCCGCACGCCGATGACCGGCCGCCACTCCCCCGAGGTCCAGGAGCAGACCGAGGCCGCGATGGTCCGGATGTCCCCGCTGCGCCGCGTCGGCGAGCCCGAGGACATCGCGCAGGCCGTGCTCTACCTGGCCTCGGACGCCTCGTCCTTCATGACCGGACAGATTCTTCGCCCGAACGGTGGAGTGTCGATGCCCTGGTAG
- a CDS encoding DNA-formamidopyrimidine glycosylase family protein gives MPEGDSIWRLAARLHATFAGRELVRSDLRVPRLATVDLTGRTTLDVTPRGKHLLTRLEGGLTLHSHLRMDGAWRIFAAGEKWRGGPAHEIRAILGTATDTAVGYRLPVLELLRTCDEERVVGHLGPDLLGPDWDPAKAAANLLAAPQRPLGEALLDQRNLAGIGNIYKSELCFLAQVTPWSPVGALPEADIPRLAAAAQRLLAANKDRRRNTTGSRRPGQDLFVYGRAHRPCLRCGTPVREAQQDDRPSYWCPRCQRGPTP, from the coding sequence ATGCCCGAAGGTGACAGCATCTGGCGCCTGGCCGCCCGCCTGCACGCCACGTTCGCGGGCCGGGAACTGGTGCGCAGCGACCTGCGCGTCCCCCGGCTCGCCACCGTCGACCTCACCGGCCGCACCACCCTCGACGTCACCCCCCGGGGCAAACACCTCCTCACCCGCCTCGAAGGCGGCCTCACCCTGCACAGCCACCTCCGGATGGACGGCGCCTGGCGGATCTTCGCCGCCGGGGAGAAGTGGCGCGGCGGCCCCGCCCACGAGATCCGCGCCATCCTGGGCACCGCCACCGACACCGCCGTCGGCTACCGCCTCCCGGTCCTCGAACTGCTGCGCACCTGCGACGAGGAGCGCGTGGTCGGCCACCTCGGTCCCGACCTGCTCGGCCCGGACTGGGACCCCGCCAAGGCCGCCGCCAATCTGCTGGCCGCCCCACAGCGCCCCCTCGGCGAGGCCCTCCTGGACCAGCGCAACCTGGCCGGGATCGGCAACATCTACAAGTCCGAGCTCTGCTTCCTGGCACAGGTCACCCCCTGGAGCCCCGTCGGCGCGCTCCCAGAGGCCGACATCCCCCGGCTGGCCGCGGCCGCCCAGCGGCTGCTCGCCGCCAACAAGGACCGCCGTCGCAACACCACCGGCAGCCGCCGCCCCGGCCAGGACCTGTTCGTCTACGGCCGCGCCCACCGGCCCTGCCTGCGCTGCGGCACCCCGGTCCGCGAGGCCCAGCAGGACGACCGCCCCTCGTACTGGTGCCCCCGCTGCCAGAGAGGTCCCACGCCGTAA
- a CDS encoding ATP-dependent helicase — protein MATAALDSFSPATRSWFTGAFRTPTSAQEGAWRAIGEGSDVLVVAPTGSGKTLAAFLAALDRLASVPPPADPKKRCRVLYVSPLKALAVDVERNLRSPLTGIRQESVRLGLPEPEIRVGIRSGDTPPAERRALSTRPPDILITTPESLFLMLTSAAREALAGIETVILDEVHAVAGTKRGAHLALSLERLDELLPRPARRIGLSATVRPVEEVARYLAPRGRVEIVQPPSAKEFDLSVVVPVEDMGELGGSPATEGREGGDKPSIWPHVEERIADLVQAHRSTIVFANSRRLAERLCNRLNEIAYERAMGEKLPQGAPPAEIMAQSGAARGAPPLLARAHHGSVSKEQRALVEEDLKAGRLPAVVATSSLELGIDMGAVDLVVQVESPPSVASGLQRVGRAGHQVGAVSTGVVFPKYRGDLVQAAVVTERMRTGSIESLRIPSNPLDVLAQQLVAMTAMDTWQLDDLLALVRRAAPFAALPDSAFTAVLDMLAGRYPSDAFAELRPRVVWDRVAGTITGRPGAQRLAVTSGGTIPDRGLFGVFLAGADPKKGGGRVGELDEEMVYESRVGDVFTLGTTSWRIEDITRDRVLVSPAPGVPGRLPFWKGDQLGRPLELGRAVGAFLRELGGLGDEDARLRLLAAGLDAWAAENVLAYLAEQREACGHVPDDRTIVVERFRDELGDWRVVVHSPFGAQVHAPWALALGARLAERYGMDAQVMHADDGIVLRLPDADLLSMDLLDHDPAPDRAFEYDDEQAPLGAADVAFDQGEINQIVTDQVGGSALFASRFRECAARALLLPRRSPGKRTPLWQQRQRASQLLQVASEFGSFPIVLEAVRECLQDVFDVPGLTELMGDVEARRVRLVEVTTAEPSPFARSLLFGYVAQFLYEGDSPLAERRAAALSLDSRLLSELLGQAELRELLDAEVLEELERELQWLTQDRRAKDPESVADLLRLLGPLTDAELTARGAEPAWAVELSAARRAIGVRIGGVDHWAAIEDAGRLRDALGTALPVGVPEAFTEPVKDPLGDLLARYARTHGPFTTAVVAARFGLGAAVTEGALHRLAAAGRVVQGEFHPAGIGQEWCDATVLRRLRRRSLAALRQELEPVPPTSLATFLPQWQHLGGALRGIDGLARAVEQLQGAPVPASALERLILPSRVSGYSPTLLDELTTTGEVVWAGAGALPGKDGWISLYLAEAAPLLLPPPHPLELTELHQTVLDTLSGGYGLFFRQLAEAARARHPETTEPELASAVWDLAWSGRLTNDTLAPLRSLLGSGRTAGATAHRARRTIPRGRYGTLSATVSRTGPPTVTGRWSLLPTHAPDPTHRAHALARTLLDRHGVVTRGAVAAEGVEGGFSAVYRVLSAFEDSGQARRGYVVEGLGAAQFAMDGAVDRLRAAERTPPPLAAVVLAAADPANAYGAALPWPEPPTGATHKPGRKAGSLVVLVDGELTLYLERGGKTLLAWPPADDPRLAAATAALAAASRAGTVPDLTVERVNAAPALTSPLGRALESAGFHATPRGLRMRS, from the coding sequence ATGGCCACTGCCGCGCTCGATTCGTTCTCCCCCGCGACCCGCTCCTGGTTCACGGGGGCCTTCCGTACGCCCACCTCCGCCCAGGAGGGCGCCTGGCGGGCCATCGGGGAGGGCTCGGACGTGCTGGTCGTGGCGCCCACCGGCTCCGGGAAGACCCTGGCCGCCTTCCTCGCCGCCCTGGACCGGCTCGCCTCGGTCCCGCCGCCGGCCGATCCGAAGAAGCGCTGCCGGGTGCTGTACGTGTCGCCACTGAAGGCCCTCGCCGTCGATGTGGAGAGGAACCTGCGCAGCCCCCTGACCGGGATCCGCCAGGAGTCGGTGCGGCTGGGGCTGCCCGAGCCGGAGATCCGGGTCGGGATCCGGTCCGGTGACACCCCGCCCGCCGAGCGGCGGGCGCTGTCGACCCGGCCGCCGGACATCCTGATCACGACGCCCGAGTCGCTGTTCCTGATGCTGACCTCGGCCGCCCGCGAGGCGCTGGCCGGGATCGAGACGGTGATCCTGGACGAGGTGCACGCGGTCGCGGGGACGAAGCGCGGCGCGCACCTGGCGCTCTCCCTGGAGCGGCTGGACGAGCTGCTGCCGCGTCCGGCCCGCCGGATCGGCCTGTCGGCGACGGTCCGGCCGGTGGAGGAGGTGGCCCGCTACCTCGCGCCGCGCGGCCGGGTGGAGATCGTCCAGCCGCCGTCGGCGAAGGAGTTCGACCTGTCGGTGGTCGTCCCGGTCGAGGACATGGGCGAGTTGGGCGGCTCTCCCGCGACCGAGGGCCGCGAGGGCGGTGACAAGCCGTCGATCTGGCCGCACGTGGAGGAGCGGATCGCCGATCTGGTGCAGGCGCACCGCTCGACGATCGTGTTCGCCAACTCCAGGCGGCTGGCGGAGCGGCTGTGCAACCGGCTCAACGAGATCGCCTACGAGCGGGCGATGGGCGAGAAGCTGCCGCAGGGAGCTCCGCCGGCCGAGATCATGGCCCAGTCGGGCGCCGCGCGGGGCGCCCCGCCGCTGCTGGCCCGCGCGCACCACGGTTCGGTCTCCAAGGAGCAGCGGGCGCTGGTGGAGGAGGACCTGAAGGCGGGCCGGCTGCCCGCCGTGGTGGCGACCTCCAGCCTGGAGCTGGGCATCGACATGGGCGCCGTGGACCTGGTGGTGCAGGTGGAGTCGCCGCCGTCGGTGGCCTCCGGGCTCCAGCGCGTCGGCCGGGCGGGACACCAGGTCGGCGCGGTCTCCACGGGCGTGGTGTTCCCCAAGTACCGGGGCGATCTGGTGCAGGCGGCGGTGGTCACCGAGCGGATGCGCACCGGCTCGATCGAGTCCCTGCGCATCCCCTCCAACCCGCTGGACGTGCTGGCGCAGCAGTTGGTCGCGATGACGGCGATGGACACCTGGCAGCTGGACGACCTGCTGGCCCTGGTGCGGCGGGCGGCGCCCTTCGCGGCGCTGCCCGATTCGGCGTTCACGGCGGTGCTGGACATGCTGGCCGGCCGCTATCCGTCGGACGCTTTCGCGGAGCTCAGGCCGCGCGTGGTGTGGGACCGGGTGGCCGGTACGATCACCGGCCGGCCGGGCGCCCAGCGGCTCGCGGTGACCTCCGGCGGCACCATCCCCGACCGCGGGCTGTTCGGGGTGTTCCTGGCGGGCGCCGACCCGAAGAAGGGCGGCGGCCGGGTCGGCGAGCTCGACGAGGAGATGGTCTACGAGTCCCGCGTCGGGGACGTGTTCACCCTCGGCACCACCTCCTGGCGCATCGAGGACATCACGCGGGACCGGGTGCTGGTCTCCCCCGCGCCCGGGGTGCCGGGCCGGCTGCCGTTCTGGAAGGGCGACCAGCTGGGCCGTCCGCTCGAACTGGGCCGTGCGGTCGGCGCGTTCCTGCGCGAACTCGGGGGTCTCGGCGACGAGGACGCGCGGCTGCGGCTGCTGGCGGCCGGGCTGGACGCCTGGGCCGCGGAGAACGTGCTGGCCTACCTCGCGGAGCAGCGCGAGGCGTGCGGCCACGTCCCGGACGACCGGACCATCGTGGTCGAGCGGTTCCGTGACGAGCTGGGCGACTGGCGGGTCGTGGTCCACTCCCCCTTCGGCGCGCAGGTGCACGCCCCGTGGGCGCTGGCCCTCGGCGCCCGCCTCGCCGAGCGGTACGGGATGGACGCGCAGGTGATGCACGCCGACGACGGGATCGTGCTGCGCCTGCCGGACGCGGACCTGCTCTCCATGGACCTCCTCGACCACGACCCCGCGCCGGACCGGGCGTTCGAGTACGACGACGAGCAGGCCCCGCTGGGCGCGGCGGACGTCGCCTTCGACCAGGGCGAGATCAACCAGATCGTCACCGACCAGGTGGGCGGCTCCGCGCTGTTCGCGTCCCGGTTCCGCGAGTGCGCGGCCCGCGCCCTGCTGCTGCCGCGCCGCAGTCCGGGCAAGCGCACCCCGCTGTGGCAGCAGCGCCAGCGGGCCTCCCAACTGCTCCAGGTGGCGTCCGAGTTCGGTTCCTTCCCGATCGTGCTGGAGGCCGTACGGGAATGCCTCCAGGACGTCTTCGACGTGCCTGGGCTGACGGAGCTGATGGGCGATGTCGAGGCGCGCCGGGTCCGCCTGGTCGAGGTCACCACCGCCGAGCCGTCCCCCTTCGCCCGCTCGCTCCTGTTCGGGTACGTCGCCCAGTTCCTCTACGAGGGCGACTCGCCCCTCGCCGAGCGCAGGGCGGCCGCGCTGTCGCTGGACTCCCGGCTGCTGTCCGAGCTGCTCGGCCAGGCGGAGCTGCGCGAACTGCTGGACGCGGAGGTCCTGGAGGAGCTGGAGCGGGAGCTCCAGTGGCTGACGCAGGACCGCCGGGCCAAGGATCCCGAGTCGGTGGCCGATCTGCTGCGGCTGCTGGGCCCGTTGACGGACGCCGAGCTCACCGCGCGCGGGGCGGAGCCGGCTTGGGCCGTCGAGCTCTCCGCCGCCCGCCGGGCGATCGGCGTCCGGATCGGCGGCGTGGACCACTGGGCGGCGATCGAGGACGCCGGCCGGCTGCGCGACGCGCTGGGCACCGCCCTGCCGGTCGGGGTCCCGGAGGCGTTCACCGAGCCGGTCAAGGACCCGCTCGGCGATCTCCTGGCCCGCTACGCCCGCACGCACGGTCCGTTCACCACGGCCGTCGTGGCGGCCCGCTTCGGCCTGGGCGCGGCGGTCACCGAGGGCGCCCTGCACCGGCTGGCGGCGGCCGGCCGCGTGGTCCAGGGCGAGTTCCACCCGGCGGGCATCGGCCAGGAGTGGTGCGACGCGACGGTGCTGCGCCGGCTGCGGCGCCGCTCGCTGGCCGCGCTGCGGCAGGAGCTGGAGCCGGTACCGCCGACCTCCCTGGCGACGTTCCTGCCGCAGTGGCAGCACCTGGGCGGCGCCCTGCGCGGCATCGACGGGCTGGCCCGCGCCGTCGAGCAGCTCCAGGGGGCGCCGGTCCCGGCCTCGGCGCTGGAGCGCCTGATCCTCCCGTCCCGGGTCTCGGGGTACTCCCCGACGCTGCTGGACGAGCTCACCACCACCGGCGAGGTGGTCTGGGCCGGAGCGGGAGCCCTGCCGGGCAAGGACGGCTGGATCTCCCTCTACCTGGCGGAGGCGGCCCCCCTCCTGCTGCCGCCGCCGCACCCGTTGGAGCTGACCGAGCTCCACCAGACGGTCCTCGACACCCTCTCCGGCGGGTACGGCCTGTTCTTCCGCCAGCTCGCGGAGGCGGCCCGGGCCCGCCACCCCGAGACCACCGAACCGGAGCTGGCCTCGGCCGTCTGGGACCTGGCCTGGTCCGGCAGGCTGACGAACGACACGCTGGCTCCGCTGCGCTCGCTGCTCGGCTCCGGCCGTACGGCGGGCGCGACCGCCCACCGGGCCCGGCGCACCATCCCGCGCGGCCGGTACGGCACGCTCAGCGCCACGGTCTCCCGTACCGGCCCGCCCACGGTCACCGGGCGCTGGTCCCTGCTCCCGACCCACGCCCCGGATCCGACGCACCGGGCCCACGCCCTGGCCCGTACCCTCCTGGACCGGCACGGGGTGGTCACCCGGGGCGCGGTCGCCGCGGAGGGGGTGGAGGGCGGCTTCAGCGCGGTCTACCGCGTGCTGTCCGCCTTCGAGGACAGCGGCCAGGCCCGGCGCGGCTATGTCGTCGAGGGCCTGGGCGCGGCCCAGTTCGCGATGGACGGCGCGGTGGACCGGCTCCGGGCGGCCGAGCGCACTCCGCCCCCGCTGGCGGCCGTGGTCCTGGCGGCCGCCGACCCGGCGAACGCGTACGGCGCGGCCCTGCCCTGGCCGGAGCCCCCGACGGGTGCGACCCACAAGCCGGGCCGCAAGGCGGGTTCGCTGGTGGTCCTGGTCGACGGCGAGCTCACGCTCTACCTGGAGCGCGGCGGCAAGACCCTGCTCGCCTGGCCCCCGGCGGACGATCCGCGGCTCGCGGCGGCCACGGCGGCCCTGGCCGCGGCCTCCCGCGCGGGCACCGTCCCGGACCTCACGGTGGAGCGGGTCAACGCGGCGCCCGCGCTGACCTCGCCGCTGGGCCGAGCCCTGGAATCGGCGGGGTTCCACGCGACGCCCCGGGGACTGCGCATGCGTTCCTGA